CGGTTCAATACGTCGGGGCGGGCAAAGTCCGCGAGCTTGTTCGGGATAAGCCAGTTACGGCCGTATCCCGGCTTTACCGTCACAACTTCCCCGGCTTCGCCGAGATTGTCCACGTCGTCCAACAAAACTACCTTCATTGCAATCCTCCGTGCCGGCCCCGGCCTTACCTGTTGACGTAAGGCAAAAGAGCCATGAACCTGGCGCGCTTTATCTCGCGCGCGAGTCTGCGCTGGTACTTCGCCGATACTCCGGTGCGCCTGCGGGGAAGAATCTTCCCCCGGTCGCTTATGAACCGCTTGAGAAGCATGACCGCCTTGTAATCGATGGGCAGGTCTGGCTCAAGCTTGAACGGACAAGACTTGCGGGCTCTCATTTTTCCTGGCGTTTTCATGTCGCTACCCCTGTGCCTCCACCTTGGAAACTTTGGTCCGCGCCTTGCGCCTGGAAGCCTTTTCCACCTTCTCGGTGTAGTCCGTCACAAGGAACCGAAGAACCTTGGGATGGTATTTGAGAAGGTAGTTGAGATCGGGCACGATTTCCTTCGGCGCGCGGAACCGGTGAATAACGTACAGGCCGTCCTTGAACCGATCCACAGGATAGGCGAGATGGCGCTTCGCCCATTTGTCCGTGCGGTACAGCCGCCCGTCGTACTGCGCGATGAGCTCCTCGACCTTTTTTGCATTCTCTTCAATCTCCTCGGCCTGGGTCTCGGGATTGAAGAGAACCATCACTTCATATTCCTTATTCCTGACTTCCACGACATACCACCTGAGAATTTGGCGAACCGGGATAATAGCAGAACCGGCGGGCGCGCGCAATACCATGGCCGCCCAAGGCTGAATTACCATTCCAAAGCCCCGATAGTTGAATCAATGCCCTTTTCGGCAGGTACAGATAGCGTTTTGTGCCGCAATCCGAAAGGAGGAATGCCTTGAAATCCCAAGCCATCGCCGCGCTCGCATGCTCGTTGCTCATTACGTCCGCCCTACCCGCTTCGGCGGCTCCGCCCGCCCCGCCGCTTTCGATAGACATCATCAACGATTTCTATATGGAGAGGAGCCCCGTGTACGACTACCGGCTGCTCATTCCCGGCTTCGGCCCCGGCCAGGTGCAACTTTCGTGGGACCTCGAAACCTGGGAGCCGGCGAGCGCAGGCTACCGCTGGCCGTTCCGCCCGGCGGAAATCGTGAAGGCGAAAATCCAGCCGCGCCTCACGGTCGGGATCGACACAAATTCGGACGGCCTGGACGTGCCTTGGATAGGCGCACAGACGCTGATCGTGGCGAAGAAGTGGGATCTGTTTTCCGCCGCGCGATTTCCGACAAACGACACGCGCTGCGGCTTTTTCAACGAGCTTGCTGTTGAGGGATTCCGCGTCGACGACTGGTCGCTGCGTGCGAACGTGATCGAGACGCACGCGGCCGGGCGCGCTCCGGGATGGTCGGCCGGGCCGGAGCTTATGTATTGGAAGCACCCGGTGCAGCTTCGGTTCGCGTGGTTCGATTCGATGAACGACCGCGGGCGAAACGAGTGGCGGTTCTGGTTCGTCATCCCGGTCGCATAGCAGCGCTACGGATTCCGCGGATAGCGGGGATGGGCCGTTGGCCGTGAGCAAGGGATTCCGCGCCGTGCAGCCGGAGAAGTCCGCCTTGAAGCGGGGACGAGCCCCCGCGCGGCCGGGCGGAAATCGGGGCGGCGAGATTCGAACTCGCGACCTCTTGCTCCCAAAGCAAGCGCGCTAACCGGGCTGCGCTACGCCCCGAAGGAAGTGAAATTGTAGCATTGGGGGATGGGCTAAGCCGCGACCCCCGGATCGCGGTCGCCGCGCCCCGCTTTGCTACCATAATCCCCCGTCGGCGGGGTACCAACCATGCCGGCGGTTCTCGCGGCTTTCCCGGATATGTCAACAACAAATGAAAATTCGGTTGCGGAAGTCACTAACCCGCTCGGCGCGGGTGTGGCTGGCGCGCGCGCAACATCCTCAGCCCTAAACGAATCGGCGGGCGAATTGAGTGAATCGACGTCCGGAGCGGCGCGAGGCGCAACGCAAACGCCCGCGTTCACCTACTGCTTCAAGGTTTTCGGCTGCCAGATGAACGTGGCGGATGCGAACGATCTGGAACTCACGCTGCGGCTGCGGGGCGGTTCGCCCGTCGAAACCGAGGCCGACGCCGACCTGGTGCTGGTCAACACGTGCGTCGTGCGCCAGAAGGCGGAAGACAAGGCGTACTCGTATATCGGGATGCTCAAGGCGGTGAAGGACGCCCGGCCCGGCGCGTTCCTGACGGTGATGGGATGCCTGGTGCCGAAAAGCCGGGAGCACCTTGCGGGGCGGTTCCCGTTCGTGGATTTGCTTGTGGATTACAGCGCGCCGGACACGGTGGTGGAGGCGCTGGACAACTCGTTTCCGCCGATGCGCGACAGCGGGGGCGCGGGCGCGGCGATACGCGACGCGCTGACGGCCGACCCGCGCGTGCTTTCCGGCGAGGCGAAAGTCGACGAGTTCATGGGCGCGCCGGAGATAGGAAGCGCCACCGCGATTAGCGAGCTTAAGAAGAGCGGCCTCGTCACGATAATCCGCGGCTGCAACTACCGCTGCACGTACTGCATCGTGCCCAAGGTGCGCGGACGCGAGATTTCGATTCCGCCCGAAGTGATCGTTGCGGACGTGAGGCGCAAGCACGAGATGGGCTACCGGATGATCACGCTGCTTGGCCAGAACGTTCTTACTTACGGCGACGACCGCGAGGGCTGCCCCGATTTCGCGGGGCTGGTCGAGCGCGTGCTGGACGAGACGGAAGTGCCGTGGCTGCATTTCCTCACGTCGCATCCTAGGGATCTTTCAGATGAGTTCGTGGCGCGGATTTACAAACACGACCGCATGCTCAACTCACTGCACCTGCCGTTCCAGGCGGGGAGCGACCGGATACTGAAACGGATGCTGCGGCTGTACACGCGCGATTATTTTTTGTCGCGTGTCGACGCGGTGCGAAGCGCGCGGCCGGATATTTTCCTTTCGACGGACGTGATTGTGGGATTCCCCGGCGAGACGCGGGAGGATTTCGAGGAGACGCTTTCGATGATGCGGCGCGTGCGG
This window of the bacterium genome carries:
- a CDS encoding 30S ribosomal protein S18, producing MKTPGKMRARKSCPFKLEPDLPIDYKAVMLLKRFISDRGKILPRRRTGVSAKYQRRLAREIKRARFMALLPYVNR
- the rpsF gene encoding 30S ribosomal protein S6; this encodes MEVRNKEYEVMVLFNPETQAEEIEENAKKVEELIAQYDGRLYRTDKWAKRHLAYPVDRFKDGLYVIHRFRAPKEIVPDLNYLLKYHPKVLRFLVTDYTEKVEKASRRKARTKVSKVEAQG
- the miaB gene encoding tRNA (N6-isopentenyl adenosine(37)-C2)-methylthiotransferase MiaB, which translates into the protein MSESTSGAARGATQTPAFTYCFKVFGCQMNVADANDLELTLRLRGGSPVETEADADLVLVNTCVVRQKAEDKAYSYIGMLKAVKDARPGAFLTVMGCLVPKSREHLAGRFPFVDLLVDYSAPDTVVEALDNSFPPMRDSGGAGAAIRDALTADPRVLSGEAKVDEFMGAPEIGSATAISELKKSGLVTIIRGCNYRCTYCIVPKVRGREISIPPEVIVADVRRKHEMGYRMITLLGQNVLTYGDDREGCPDFAGLVERVLDETEVPWLHFLTSHPRDLSDEFVARIYKHDRMLNSLHLPFQAGSDRILKRMLRLYTRDYFLSRVDAVRSARPDIFLSTDVIVGFPGETREDFEETLSMMRRVRFNDAYMFKFSPREGTPATRLPDEVPEAEKKARLAELIALQHEIGREENRKYVGRKYRGLVEDVGAGGGSRKPTAIVRLPINKPAVVADAPDDLAVGDWVDVEVTNVRNSTFDAEFV